The following coding sequences lie in one Calditerrivibrio sp. genomic window:
- a CDS encoding energy-coupling factor transporter transmembrane protein EcfT translates to MSKKIPKQEIANFIKSINPAVKFILLIGIFLEITKIHSWAILLLYTCIALLIIISFDSMVNVYKQFKALSYLLFLISFYSLYIVFTSDIGIREGVFFFYNKFLILTSIFLYSYLFVRSCSKNDLVRVAFHILYPLTLLVDKKELQRIMINTVYLSEKNLVTIQKKLKTFEWKKVDINLPKKLVTTISDIFYETLTSTYHIKRITPYRALMLTTLRYPSKKDILVLIIFIMVLFGTDVIQ, encoded by the coding sequence GTGAGCAAAAAGATACCCAAACAAGAAATAGCTAATTTCATAAAAAGTATCAATCCGGCAGTAAAGTTTATTCTCCTAATAGGAATATTTTTAGAGATAACAAAGATACATTCTTGGGCTATTCTTTTGTTATACACCTGTATAGCGTTATTGATAATAATCTCTTTTGATAGTATGGTTAATGTTTATAAGCAATTTAAGGCACTTTCATATCTATTGTTTTTGATATCCTTTTATTCTTTATATATAGTTTTTACCTCTGACATCGGCATTAGAGAAGGGGTATTTTTTTTCTATAATAAATTTCTAATTTTAACCAGCATCTTTTTGTACTCCTATCTCTTTGTTAGATCATGTAGCAAAAATGATCTCGTTAGGGTGGCATTTCATATTCTATACCCACTAACCCTTCTTGTGGATAAAAAGGAGTTACAACGGATCATGATCAATACCGTCTACCTTTCTGAAAAAAATCTGGTAACAATTCAAAAAAAGCTAAAAACCTTTGAATGGAAAAAGGTAGATATCAATCTACCCAAAAAATTAGTAACTACAATCAGCGACATCTTTTATGAGACCCTCACCTCCACCTATCATATTAAAAGAATTACACCCTACAGGGCTTTGATGCTCACCACCCTGAGGTACCCCTCCAAAAAGGATATCTTAGTCCTAATTATCTTTATAATGGTGCTATTTGGAACAGATGTTATACAATAA
- a CDS encoding ATPase, T2SS/T4P/T4SS family produces MDVRKKIKIGELLREKNLITEAQLKVALSEQKTSGKKLGEVLQDLGYVTERQILQIIAEQIGTKIIKASDVEVSPELKKTIPESVARRLGIVPIKSDSTKLFIATNDPTNVGIYDELERMIRKEIYPFVVTKDDLLFLMEKIYGTEDRLYKTAEDVSKKLSVIGKEDALENLAEDTPVINLVDGIINKAVMDHASDIHIEPDEDKLRVRYRIDGILVEVLGLNRTIHPAIVSRIKIMAGMNIAEKRVPQDGRFKMFSGGRDVDFRVSTLPTNFGEKVVLRILDRSKTLLELSNIGMDPYSLSVYESIVSKPYGIILISGPTGSGKTTTLYATLNKLNTPEKNIVTVEDPIEYNFKLINQVQTDETAGVTFASALRSILRQDPDIIMVGEIRDKETAEIAIQASLTGHLVLSTIHTNDAVSSVVRLVDMGIENFLVGTSLLGVVGQRLVRKICPVCKESYSPEPEMLERLSLKENSVTFYRGKGCPECKYTGYSGRIGIYEVLKIDGTMKQMITKGKSVDELRSYAIRSGFRPMFEGGMELVKKGVTTIEELLRVTVIAGED; encoded by the coding sequence ATGGATGTTAGAAAAAAGATTAAAATAGGTGAGCTTTTAAGGGAAAAAAACCTTATTACAGAAGCCCAGCTAAAAGTCGCCCTCAGTGAACAGAAGACGAGTGGGAAAAAATTAGGGGAGGTATTACAGGATCTTGGTTATGTTACAGAAAGACAGATACTCCAGATAATAGCAGAGCAGATCGGAACAAAGATTATTAAGGCTTCGGATGTGGAGGTTTCTCCAGAATTGAAAAAGACTATACCCGAAAGTGTTGCAAGGAGATTAGGTATAGTTCCTATAAAATCCGATAGTACAAAACTTTTCATTGCCACCAATGACCCTACAAATGTAGGTATATACGATGAGTTGGAAAGGATGATCAGAAAAGAGATCTACCCATTTGTGGTAACAAAGGATGATCTGCTATTTCTAATGGAAAAGATATATGGAACTGAAGATAGACTTTATAAAACAGCGGAAGATGTTTCCAAAAAACTTTCTGTTATCGGGAAAGAAGATGCCCTTGAAAACTTGGCTGAAGACACTCCAGTAATAAACCTTGTGGATGGTATAATAAACAAGGCTGTGATGGATCATGCAAGCGACATACATATAGAGCCAGATGAAGACAAACTAAGGGTCAGGTACAGAATAGATGGTATATTGGTAGAGGTACTGGGGCTAAATAGAACGATACATCCCGCCATCGTCTCAAGGATCAAGATTATGGCTGGTATGAATATTGCTGAAAAAAGAGTCCCTCAGGATGGTAGGTTTAAGATGTTTAGTGGGGGCAGAGATGTGGATTTTAGGGTTTCCACGTTACCTACAAACTTTGGGGAAAAGGTTGTTCTGAGGATATTAGATCGTAGTAAAACCCTCCTTGAGCTATCCAACATAGGGATGGACCCCTACAGCTTGAGTGTATATGAAAGTATTGTATCAAAACCCTATGGTATAATTCTGATATCAGGTCCAACAGGAAGTGGTAAGACAACTACCCTTTATGCCACATTAAATAAACTGAATACTCCTGAAAAGAATATCGTTACTGTCGAGGATCCTATAGAATACAACTTTAAACTGATCAATCAGGTTCAGACAGATGAAACTGCTGGGGTAACCTTTGCTTCAGCGCTTAGGTCCATACTAAGACAGGATCCTGACATCATTATGGTGGGTGAGATCAGGGATAAGGAGACAGCAGAGATAGCTATTCAAGCTTCCCTTACCGGGCATCTTGTGCTTTCAACTATACACACAAACGATGCGGTTAGTTCTGTGGTTAGACTTGTGGATATGGGGATTGAGAACTTTTTGGTGGGGACATCCCTCTTAGGTGTAGTTGGGCAACGCCTTGTAAGAAAGATATGCCCTGTTTGTAAAGAGTCCTACTCCCCAGAGCCGGAGATGCTTGAGAGGTTATCTCTGAAGGAAAATAGCGTAACATTTTATAGGGGGAAAGGTTGCCCCGAATGTAAGTACACAGGGTATTCAGGTAGGATAGGTATATATGAGGTTCTTAAGATAGATGGAACTATGAAACAGATGATAACAAAAGGGAAAAGTGTGGATGAATTGAGAAGTTATGCTATCAGAAGTGGGTTTAGGCCTATGTTTGAAGGTGGTATGGAGCTGGTCAAAAAAGGTGTTACCACAATTGAGGAGCTTCTAAGGGTAACGGTAATCGCTGGAGAAGATTAG
- the truA gene encoding tRNA pseudouridine(38-40) synthase TruA, whose translation MLYNKKCTVEYDGTDFHGWQYQKDLVTIQSEIESALFRIYKKRINIIGSGRTDAGVHAIAQVFNFRSDKYINCESLKLGLNSLLPRSIIIKKVEDVALDFHAQKSAISKTYLYKILNSDTPSAFLRHRVWWIRNRIDLEYFYNIISIFVGTHDFSAMCTMKSIKENPVRTINFIKLYAENDIVNIEINANGFLHNMVRNIIGTTFYIYRKQLTPETVMDILASKDRKKAGPTAPPQGLYLKEVFYPDPGSPLDPSP comes from the coding sequence ATGTTATACAATAAAAAATGCACCGTCGAATACGATGGCACAGATTTTCACGGTTGGCAGTACCAAAAAGATCTGGTTACCATCCAGTCAGAAATAGAATCTGCACTTTTTAGAATTTATAAAAAGCGCATAAACATCATAGGCTCTGGCAGAACCGATGCGGGTGTTCATGCCATTGCCCAAGTATTTAATTTTAGATCTGATAAATACATCAACTGTGAATCCCTTAAATTGGGCTTAAATAGCCTCCTACCAAGAAGTATCATCATCAAAAAGGTAGAAGATGTTGCACTGGACTTTCATGCACAGAAATCTGCAATCAGCAAAACATATCTTTACAAGATCCTAAACTCCGATACCCCTTCGGCTTTTCTAAGACACCGGGTATGGTGGATAAGAAACAGAATAGATCTGGAGTATTTCTATAATATTATCTCAATATTTGTAGGTACCCATGATTTCAGTGCCATGTGCACTATGAAAAGCATCAAAGAAAACCCCGTCAGGACCATAAACTTTATCAAACTCTATGCCGAAAACGATATTGTAAACATAGAGATAAATGCCAACGGCTTTCTACACAACATGGTTAGAAATATCATCGGTACCACTTTTTATATCTACAGAAAGCAACTCACCCCTGAAACAGTAATGGATATACTGGCAAGCAAAGACAGGAAAAAGGCAGGTCCCACTGCTCCACCCCAGGGTCTGTATCTCAAAGAGGTATTTTACCCAGATCCAGGTTCGCCCTTAGATCCTTCTCCTTAA
- the folE2 gene encoding GTP cyclohydrolase FolE2 gives MSLADIQNQTDFRNIDIDKVGIKDIQYPIVVKDKKNGKQHTVARINMFVKLPHNFKGTHMSRFVEVLNNHRTNIGIESFRGILDDLKSVLNSEESHIEITFPYFIEKQAPISNLPSLMDYECTFIGSAIGDKKDFIVCVKVPVLSVCPCSKEISTYGAHNQRSYIGIKVRYKGMIWIEDLIEIAEQSASAPIFSLLKREDEKFITESSYENPVFVEDIVRNVADKLLADSRVTWFEVSSENHESIHNHSAYAVITRDKRSF, from the coding sequence GTGTCGCTGGCTGATATTCAAAATCAGACAGATTTTAGGAATATAGATATCGATAAGGTGGGTATCAAAGATATCCAGTACCCTATAGTGGTTAAGGATAAAAAGAATGGAAAACAACATACAGTTGCAAGAATAAACATGTTTGTTAAGCTTCCGCACAATTTTAAGGGTACACACATGTCAAGGTTTGTTGAAGTGCTCAACAATCACAGGACAAATATAGGGATCGAGTCGTTCAGGGGTATTTTGGATGATCTAAAAAGTGTGTTAAACTCTGAAGAATCCCATATCGAGATAACCTTCCCCTATTTCATAGAAAAGCAAGCACCAATATCAAACCTTCCATCACTTATGGATTATGAGTGCACTTTTATTGGTTCTGCTATAGGGGATAAAAAAGATTTTATCGTCTGCGTTAAAGTGCCAGTATTGTCGGTTTGTCCCTGCTCGAAAGAGATCAGCACCTATGGTGCCCATAATCAGAGAAGCTATATTGGTATAAAAGTGAGATACAAAGGTATGATATGGATTGAAGACCTTATAGAAATAGCAGAACAATCTGCGAGTGCACCTATCTTTTCGTTGCTAAAACGTGAGGATGAAAAGTTTATCACCGAATCATCGTATGAAAATCCGGTATTTGTTGAGGATATTGTGAGGAATGTTGCTGATAAGCTTTTGGCTGACAGCAGGGTGACGTGGTTTGAAGTCTCCAGTGAAAACCACGAAAGTATCCACAACCATTCTGCCTATGCTGTTATAACAAGGGATAAAAGATCTTTTTAG
- a CDS encoding ABC transporter permease has translation MLIRLGSLIIKELVQFIRDRSLLVFVVYLFTVDLYIAANGIDLTLKNAKFFVLDEDFSVESRELVSRFQPPTFRFEGYLLNERGIESVLMEDKAVVVIVIPKDFGKRIRKGEKNDIGLIVNGSETSVGYLFAGYASEIISKFALDSVLESKFYSQPIIELRQRVLYNPNSDSNIFMSITELFSVITLLILILPASAIIREKSNGNLEMIMVSPIRVSEFMMAKIVAMNIVIISGVILSTIFVLNGLLKIPFTGNYLNFILLTVLYVFTSSGLSMFIASLSNNMLQVSQITIIILLPILYLSGSWTPYESMPYLFQKLTYLSPLKYYLEGSFAVILKGLGFKYVYKYMIMILLLGLPVFFVGSYFLRRRI, from the coding sequence ATGTTAATCCGCTTGGGCTCACTTATCATAAAAGAGCTTGTTCAATTTATCAGAGATAGAAGTTTGCTGGTGTTTGTGGTTTATCTTTTTACTGTGGATCTTTATATTGCAGCAAACGGGATAGATCTGACGCTAAAAAATGCAAAATTTTTTGTTTTAGATGAGGATTTTAGTGTAGAATCTAGGGAACTTGTGTCGAGATTTCAGCCACCTACCTTTAGATTTGAAGGGTATCTTTTAAACGAAAGGGGTATCGAAAGTGTTCTCATGGAGGATAAGGCGGTGGTTGTGATTGTTATACCAAAGGACTTTGGTAAGCGCATCAGAAAAGGTGAAAAGAATGACATAGGTCTTATAGTAAATGGTAGTGAGACCTCAGTGGGGTATCTGTTTGCGGGATATGCCTCAGAGATCATTTCCAAGTTTGCTTTAGACAGTGTGTTGGAATCCAAATTTTACTCTCAACCGATTATAGAGTTAAGACAGAGGGTTCTTTATAATCCTAATTCTGATTCCAATATCTTTATGAGCATTACTGAGCTTTTTTCTGTGATTACCCTTTTGATCCTTATTCTACCTGCTTCTGCAATCATAAGGGAAAAATCAAATGGGAATTTGGAGATGATCATGGTATCCCCAATTAGGGTATCTGAATTTATGATGGCAAAGATAGTGGCGATGAATATAGTGATTATATCAGGGGTCATCTTATCTACTATTTTTGTTTTAAATGGCTTGCTAAAGATACCTTTTACTGGGAACTATTTAAATTTTATACTTTTGACAGTTTTATATGTTTTTACGTCATCTGGGTTATCCATGTTTATAGCTTCTTTGTCAAATAATATGTTGCAGGTTTCCCAGATAACAATAATTATTCTTTTACCTATACTTTATCTTTCAGGTTCTTGGACACCCTATGAGAGTATGCCCTATCTTTTCCAAAAGCTGACTTATCTTTCACCACTGAAATACTACCTCGAGGGATCGTTTGCGGTTATTTTAAAGGGACTTGGGTTTAAATATGTATATAAGTATATGATAATGATACTTTTGTTGGGTTTGCCTGTTTTTTTTGTGGGGAGTTATTTCTTAAGGAGAAGGATCTAA
- a CDS encoding twin-arginine translocase TatA/TatE family subunit, producing the protein MFGLGTQEIILILLVVLVVFGAGKLPQIGESMGKAIRNFKSAAKEDDTIDITPKKNGEQKDTQTRNS; encoded by the coding sequence ATGTTTGGATTGGGTACTCAAGAAATTATATTGATATTGTTGGTTGTTTTAGTTGTTTTTGGTGCTGGTAAGCTTCCTCAAATAGGAGAAAGTATGGGCAAAGCCATCAGAAACTTTAAAAGTGCAGCAAAAGAAGACGACACCATAGATATCACTCCAAAGAAAAACGGTGAGCAAAAAGATACCCAAACAAGAAATAGCTAA